TGGAAGTGATATACATCATATTCTCCACACCATTGATACTTTCTTCCAACGGCATGATAACGCTGTTCATCACTGCCTCAGCATCGGCACCCGTATATTGGGCGCTTACATATACCGTAGGAGGCACAATGTCAGGATACTGCTCTACCGGCAGCGTAAGGAGCGAAATAAGCCCTATGACCAGAATCAGCACGGAGATGGATATAGCCATCACCGGCCGCTTTATAAATATGTTTCCTTTCATAATTTAATCTCCTCCTTATTTAACTTGCGTACCCTCACGCATCAACCCGGCACCTTCTGATACGATTTCATCACCGGGGTTCAGTCCGCTCAGCACCACATATTCGCGCCCGTCGCTGATGCCGGATACTGTGACCAGCGTAGAGACGGCTTTACCATCCACTACCTTATATACTACTACTTTATCCTGCATCTGCACTGTGGCTCCCTGCGGAATGGCAATACAATCTTTATAAATGCTCGGTACCACTACCGTACCGGACGCTCCGCTATGAAGCAGGCGTGATTCATTAGGAAATACTACACGCGCCATTACAGTACCTGTCTGGCGGTCGATAACTCCGCTGATGGATTCTATTATACCTTTCTTATTATATACCGAATTATCATTCAATACCAATTCCACTTCCGGCATGTTCTTCAATGCTTCGTCCATGCTGCCGTACTGGCGGGTAAGAGCCAACAACTGATTTTCGTTCATGGAGAAATAGACATACATATCCGAGTTATCACTAACCGTAGTCAACGGATAAGGTATGTTGGCACTTACCAATGCACCTGCACGATAGGGCAATGCACCCACCACTCCGTCACTGGGACTTTTCACTTCAGTATAGGAGAGGTTGTTGCGGGCATTTGTTTCCTGTGCCTCGGCCTGCGTCAATTGTGCTTTGGCGGTGAGGAATGTATTCTCAGCCGTTTTCAGGCTGAACTCTGAAACTACTTTTTGCGCATACAGTTCTTTGTTACTCTTGTAGGTGAGTTCGGCGGTAGCCATTGCAGCACGTGCAGCCTCTACGTTGGCGGTGGCAGTTTTAAGCGCAGCTCTGTACGGAATCTGATCGATAACGAAAAGTAATTGTCCGCGACGCACTGTCTGCCCTTCGGTTACACAAAGTTTTTCGATAGTACCCGATACCTGCGGATAGATGTCGATATCCTGCCGCCCGCGAATAGTAGCCGAATATGAGGTGGAAAGCTCCTTATCCGCCACTTCTACTTTCATAGTTGCATAAGAAGGTTTCACTCCCGCATCTGTTGCCTGCTTACAAGATGCCATCCACACTGTACAACCGACAATCCCTATCAGCCGTAACCATTTTTTGTTCACTGTAATCATACTTTCTCTTAATTGTCATTTGTTAAAACTGGGACAAATGTAGGAGAAAGGAACAAGGGTATAGTGACCAATTTTCCCCCAAGAATGTTCCATTTTCGTTATTTACCATTTTCAATGCTAACTAATTATCAATAAGCAACATATAGGACAAAATTAAAGGCTTATAGGACATCCTGTTTTCCTCATAATTCACCAACTTTGCAAAAAGAAAAAAGGAAATAATATGGAAAAAGAGAACATTAAGACCGTTACCATTGAAGACTTTAAGAACAGTCAGCATATTCTTGACTATTTAGACGATGACTTCGCGATAGTGAACAGTCTGGATGGAATACCTTATAGTAATGAAATAGTCAGACTGGAATGTTTCCTCATTGCCGTCTGCATAGAAGGATGCATTCAACTGGACATCAACAATAAGACTTACCAATTGCAACCGGGCGATTTACTACTGGGTCTCCCTAACACCATTATCGGACATACGATGATGAGTCCTAAATATAAGATAAGGCTTGCGGGGTTCTCCACCCGTTTCCTGCAACGTATCCTCAAGGTAGAAAAAGACACATGGGATACCGCCATTCATATCCACAACAATCCGATAAAATCTATTAGCAGAGAGAATGATAACAGCATTTTTAAATACTACGGAGAGCTAATTATGGCAAAGATTAATGATGAGCCTCATTGTTACCACAAAGCAGTAGTACAACATCTGTTTTCTGCTCTTTTCTGCGAGATGCTGGGTTATCTCAACAAGGAAATTGCCGACTCAGAGAAAGCGTTTTCGAAAGAAGGCATCAAGCAGGCTGACCATATTCTACGGAAATTCATGGAATTACTGTCGAAAGATAATGGTATGCATCGTTCTGTGACTTACTTTGCCGATGCACTTTGCTATACGCCCAAGCATTTTTCAAAGGTCATTAAGCAAGCGTGCGGCAGGGCTCCACTGGACCTGATAAATGAGACTGCCATAGAGCACATCAAATACCGGCTGAAACATTCGGATAAATCCATCAAAGAAATTGCAGAAGAATTCAACTTCCCGAATCAATCCTTTTTCGGGAAGTATGTGAAGGGGCATTTGGGAACATCACCGATACGGTATAGGAGTGAGAGGGAAGGGTGAGATTCATTATGGAAAAGAAAGGAATAAAGGAGTGATAAGGTGGTAATATAAATCTATTTGCCTACTTTATTTGTTACTTATCTGAACGATTAGTAACAAATCACCAATTATGAAATATAAATCTTTGTCCTTATTAATAATTGCCCTGCTTTCCGCCTGTACGCTCGGAGCGCAGAACCGCAAAAAAGTCGGAGTAGTACTGAGTGGCGGTGGCGCCAAAGGCGTGGCGCACATCGGAGCGCTGAAAGTGATAGAAGAAGCCGGAATACCGATAGATTATGTAGTAGGTACCAGTATGGGAGCCCTCGTCGGCGGACTATACTCTATCGGCTACACCCCACAGCAATTGGATAGCATTGTCAATGCACAAAACTGGAAGTTTCTGCTGTCTGATACCCCCGATCCGGAAACTACATTGCTGAGCGAAAAGCTAAAGGAAGAACAGTACTTGCTCTCTGTTCCGATTGCCGGAAAATCAGCGCATGTATCCGATGCAGGGATTATAAAAGGAAGAAACATATCACAGTTGCTTTCCGAATTGACAGTGGGTTATCATGACTCTATCTCCTTCAACCGACTCCCCATCCCATTCGCTTGCGTATCGGACAACATAGTAAATGGCAGCAAGGTCGTTTTCCACAACGGTATACTGGCCACTGCAATGCGTGCCAGCATGTCTATTCCGGGGGTATTTGCCCCGGTTTATCTCAATGGCAAAGTGCTGGTAGACGGCGGACTGATAGATAATTACCCCGTAGATATAGCCCGGCAAATGGGAGCGGAAATTATTATCGGAGTCGATGTACAGAATCCATTAATGAAAGCGGATGAGCTGACAAGCCTCTCGAGCGTGCTGGGACAAATTATAAACCTGGTGGGGGAAGAAAGCTACAGAAAAAATGTAAAGGATAGTAACATACACATACAGGTAGATGTGGATGGATACTCGGCAGCAAGTTTCAACTCTGAAGCATTGGACACATTGATGCGCAGGGGCAAAGAGGCCGCCATGAAAGATTGGGAAAAACTGATTGCACTGAAAAAAGAAATAGGTATCGGCACGGAGTATCGCGCAGAATATCCCGGTCCTTTCAAAATACCAACGCGCACCATGCTGGATACGATCCCCTCCGTAGCACAAATTACTCCGCATGAAAAGCCGGTGAACACTATAAATATAGGAGGCAGATTTGATAATGAAGAGTTAGCCGTATTGTTACTGAATGCAAGGGCATATCTCGGAAAACAGAAGAAATCGCAACTAAGCGCCACTACCCGTCTGGGCAAGCGGACTTTCGGACAACTGGAGTACACGTACTCACTACGCAATAATTGGGACCTCAGTACAGGATATCAGATAGGATATAATGACTTCAATCTTTATAAAGAAGGTGACCGGCTGATGAATCTGACTTATGTGCATCACATGGCTTGGATAGGATTTACGAAAAGCTGGTGCAAGTTGCTTGTCAAGGCAGGTATTCATTTTGAGAAGTATAATTATCACGACTGGCCGTCGGGGCCGGATATCTCTATCACCAAATCAAGTGACAAGGCTTTGCTCAGTTATCAGGCCAGTGTCATGTACAATAGTCTGAATAACCAACGGTTCTCCACGCAGGGAATGGAATGGGAAGCATCGTACAGGCTCTATACGGATAACATGATAGCTTACGGTTCGGGTAGTCCCGTATCGGTATTTCAGACACATTGGAGCGGATATTTCTCACCGAACCGGGTATTTACCATCATGCCGTCGGTATATGGCAGGGTAGTTGGAAAAAATACGCAATCGCTGGCGATATCGAACTTTGTAGGTGGAAATGTACCGGGAAGATACATGGAACAACAAATTCCTTTCACGGGTATCAATCACATCGAAATAAGTCCGGATGCTATGCTGACGGGGATATTGGGAGTCAGAGCACGAACTTACAAGAACCAGTACATCGTAGTGCGGGGCAGTTACGGACGGACAGCCAACAAAATAGAAAATCTGTTTGGTGGAACAAATACCCATGGATTGGCGGGAGGCAGCATAGGATATTGCTACAACAGTATTATAGGACCCATCGAAGCGGAACTTAACTATTCGAATCAGTCCAAGAAGCTGGGATACTATATTGGAGTGGGATTTACTTTTTAATATATTATTCTTTAGCCTCCTCCTGTGGAATACGGATAGCAGTGTATAGCTCAAGTATGGCGGCAACCGTCAGACACACAATCCACTCATTTCCGTGAGTGAAGAACATGAATGCGCCGGTGAGCACCAATAGCAACGCACCGAAAATCTGTTGGCGGCGGAGGCGTTTTACATTGGCCCTACTACTCTTGGAAGGAGAATTGATCTGGGCCAATGCCACCATAGTAGCACCGATTGTATAAACATAGGGAGCAACCTCCCAGCCGGTGATGTAGACGGCAGCACCAAACAGTACCATCAAAGCGCCTACTGTAAACAAAGCAGGTATCAGGGATTTCATTTTTCGATGTCTTCTTCAAATACGTAAATATCCTCATTCGGTTTCTTCATCAGGTACTTCTCACGCGCAATACGCTCGATGGCACCGGAATCTACAGCCAGTTCGTTCAGCCGTTCCGTATTCTCTTCATATTCCGCCCGGTATTTCTCAATCTCAGAATTCAGGCGACTGATTTCATTCGCATAACCCATACGGCGCACGATGCTGTTTTCATCCAGAAAACCTACAACCACTACAAATGCAGCAAACGTAATCAAGTATTTACGCCTGCGGACAAAAGCCCAAAGTGTCGCTAATTTATCCATTGATAAACAAATTAATAATTAAAGAATTAATAATTAAAAAGAAACCGGGAGGGGATTCTTCGCCTACAAAGATAAGGGGAATAACTGAGAAATTCCTTTTTTTTATGTACATTTGCACAAATTGTAATGGACAAGAATATCCCAAATCATGGAAAATTATATCGTATCGGCACGAAAATATCGCCCTACGACCTTTGAGTCGGTAGTGGGACAACGTGCCCTGACTACTACGCTGAAAAATGCCATCGCTACCGGCAAACTGGCACATGCCTACCTGTTCTGCG
This window of the Bacteroides intestinalis DSM 17393 genome carries:
- a CDS encoding efflux RND transporter periplasmic adaptor subunit, which gives rise to MITVNKKWLRLIGIVGCTVWMASCKQATDAGVKPSYATMKVEVADKELSTSYSATIRGRQDIDIYPQVSGTIEKLCVTEGQTVRRGQLLFVIDQIPYRAALKTATANVEAARAAMATAELTYKSNKELYAQKVVSEFSLKTAENTFLTAKAQLTQAEAQETNARNNLSYTEVKSPSDGVVGALPYRAGALVSANIPYPLTTVSDNSDMYVYFSMNENQLLALTRQYGSMDEALKNMPEVELVLNDNSVYNKKGIIESISGVIDRQTGTVMARVVFPNESRLLHSGASGTVVVPSIYKDCIAIPQGATVQMQDKVVVYKVVDGKAVSTLVTVSGISDGREYVVLSGLNPGDEIVSEGAGLMREGTQVK
- a CDS encoding AraC family transcriptional regulator encodes the protein MEKENIKTVTIEDFKNSQHILDYLDDDFAIVNSLDGIPYSNEIVRLECFLIAVCIEGCIQLDINNKTYQLQPGDLLLGLPNTIIGHTMMSPKYKIRLAGFSTRFLQRILKVEKDTWDTAIHIHNNPIKSISRENDNSIFKYYGELIMAKINDEPHCYHKAVVQHLFSALFCEMLGYLNKEIADSEKAFSKEGIKQADHILRKFMELLSKDNGMHRSVTYFADALCYTPKHFSKVIKQACGRAPLDLINETAIEHIKYRLKHSDKSIKEIAEEFNFPNQSFFGKYVKGHLGTSPIRYRSEREG
- a CDS encoding patatin-like phospholipase family protein, coding for MKYKSLSLLIIALLSACTLGAQNRKKVGVVLSGGGAKGVAHIGALKVIEEAGIPIDYVVGTSMGALVGGLYSIGYTPQQLDSIVNAQNWKFLLSDTPDPETTLLSEKLKEEQYLLSVPIAGKSAHVSDAGIIKGRNISQLLSELTVGYHDSISFNRLPIPFACVSDNIVNGSKVVFHNGILATAMRASMSIPGVFAPVYLNGKVLVDGGLIDNYPVDIARQMGAEIIIGVDVQNPLMKADELTSLSSVLGQIINLVGEESYRKNVKDSNIHIQVDVDGYSAASFNSEALDTLMRRGKEAAMKDWEKLIALKKEIGIGTEYRAEYPGPFKIPTRTMLDTIPSVAQITPHEKPVNTINIGGRFDNEELAVLLLNARAYLGKQKKSQLSATTRLGKRTFGQLEYTYSLRNNWDLSTGYQIGYNDFNLYKEGDRLMNLTYVHHMAWIGFTKSWCKLLVKAGIHFEKYNYHDWPSGPDISITKSSDKALLSYQASVMYNSLNNQRFSTQGMEWEASYRLYTDNMIAYGSGSPVSVFQTHWSGYFSPNRVFTIMPSVYGRVVGKNTQSLAISNFVGGNVPGRYMEQQIPFTGINHIEISPDAMLTGILGVRARTYKNQYIVVRGSYGRTANKIENLFGGTNTHGLAGGSIGYCYNSIIGPIEAELNYSNQSKKLGYYIGVGFTF
- a CDS encoding FtsB family cell division protein, giving the protein MDKLATLWAFVRRRKYLITFAAFVVVVGFLDENSIVRRMGYANEISRLNSEIEKYRAEYEENTERLNELAVDSGAIERIAREKYLMKKPNEDIYVFEEDIEK